In one window of Desulfovibrio sp. DNA:
- a CDS encoding NAD(P)/FAD-dependent oxidoreductase: MNKFDVVIIGGGPGGVKAARVLTNGGASVAIVESAHWGGVCLNCGCIPTKMLLGATAPKGLLRGLERQRVAKGAIDIDYDALQKRIQRFTRGSAQTLAKGLEQAGAVLFNGRGRCAGPHLVEILDADGAVSATLEARHIILATGSRSAAFPGLSPDHESVLDSTDMLAIPAVPESLIVVGAGAIGLEMADFFNAMGCKVTIVEAASHIAPTEDTDIGVEMQKLLGKTGITCICGIKASSLLTRDGQAVLTLEDGSELRAEKALVAVGRTPNTDSLCAEKAGCTLNPRGFVSVNEYLMAAPAVYAIGDVNGQTLLAHAAEHQGDYVARHILEKDPDPYASGPVPSCVYGSLEIMRVGMTERQALAEGGEVMVSRAQLMSNAIAQAGGDACGFVKVIWRNGSIAGIAALGHGVSHLVTVAQLLLIGQYCEERLHSFMFAHPTLDEILHSALEAPRQTID; this comes from the coding sequence ATGAACAAATTTGATGTAGTCATTATTGGCGGCGGCCCTGGCGGAGTAAAAGCCGCCCGCGTTCTGACCAATGGCGGCGCAAGCGTCGCCATTGTTGAAAGCGCCCATTGGGGCGGCGTGTGCCTGAACTGCGGGTGCATACCCACAAAGATGCTGCTGGGCGCTACCGCCCCCAAAGGGCTGCTGCGCGGCCTCGAGCGCCAGCGTGTGGCCAAAGGCGCCATTGATATAGATTACGACGCATTGCAAAAGCGCATCCAGCGGTTTACGCGAGGCTCCGCTCAGACTTTGGCCAAGGGGCTTGAGCAGGCTGGAGCTGTTTTGTTCAATGGACGTGGCCGCTGCGCAGGCCCACACCTTGTGGAAATTCTTGACGCAGACGGCGCTGTCAGCGCCACCCTTGAGGCCCGCCATATCATTCTGGCCACGGGTTCGCGCTCTGCGGCTTTTCCCGGGCTTAGCCCCGATCATGAATCCGTGCTGGACAGTACGGACATGCTTGCCATACCTGCGGTGCCCGAAAGCCTTATTGTCGTTGGCGCAGGAGCCATTGGCCTTGAAATGGCCGATTTTTTCAACGCCATGGGTTGCAAGGTGACAATAGTGGAAGCCGCTTCACACATTGCCCCCACTGAAGATACTGATATAGGCGTCGAGATGCAAAAGCTTCTCGGTAAAACGGGCATTACCTGCATTTGCGGGATCAAGGCGTCCTCGTTGCTCACCCGTGACGGTCAAGCTGTGCTCACCCTTGAAGACGGCAGCGAGCTGCGGGCTGAAAAAGCCCTTGTGGCTGTGGGCCGTACGCCCAATACAGACAGTCTTTGCGCTGAAAAAGCCGGATGCACATTAAATCCGCGCGGTTTTGTGAGCGTTAACGAATATCTCATGGCCGCTCCCGCCGTATATGCCATCGGCGACGTGAACGGGCAGACCCTGCTGGCCCATGCCGCCGAACATCAGGGCGACTACGTTGCGCGGCACATTCTTGAGAAAGACCCCGATCCCTACGCATCCGGCCCTGTGCCGTCATGCGTTTACGGCAGCCTTGAAATCATGCGGGTGGGCATGACGGAACGTCAGGCCCTGGCGGAAGGCGGCGAAGTTATGGTGTCTCGCGCTCAGTTGATGTCCAATGCCATCGCCCAGGCAGGCGGAGATGCCTGCGGATTTGTAAAAGTCATATGGCGCAATGGCTCAATTGCGGGAATCGCCGCTTTGGGACACGGTGTTTCCCACCTTGTGACCGTGGCCCAGCTATTGCTGATCGGCCAGTATTGCGAGGAACGCCTGCACTCCTTCATGTTCGCGCATCCAACTCTGGATGAAATTTTGCACTCGGCTCTGGAGGCCCCACGCCAGACAATTGATTGA
- a CDS encoding transglutaminase-like cysteine peptidase produces MKNNRRLRNSLIIALSVTVVFLLAAFAWRHFTPASANAGARTGTTFVAGGLVGDDYAPDRPITTTFDRVDQLEPAPQNTPGRQVPPRPSVRRADQTDIESPTPPLEEDAAGDDALAATQDESNASLPDVGADADKTAPGDAASGAQAPSDVRDETTAPASDAASKSPAKPADIKSGTSGAKVQLFGTVEFKRPLSSLPNWLDLLKRNAKDPIFIPGKYFKKNVTWDGFKEKVQGKSPMDLLRHVNSFWNTWPYKEDIVNWGVEDYWAIPAEFLKKSGDCEDYAIVKYFMLKELGISRENMRIVVVRDTVRNMAHAVLAVYMDGDAYILDNLSNAVLSHSRIRQYSPQYSVNEVGRWAHLKGRKVK; encoded by the coding sequence ATGAAAAATAACCGTCGACTGCGTAATTCTCTGATAATAGCCCTGTCTGTGACAGTGGTATTTCTGCTGGCGGCCTTTGCCTGGCGGCACTTTACCCCTGCTTCCGCCAATGCAGGCGCACGCACGGGCACGACGTTTGTTGCCGGTGGTCTTGTTGGCGACGATTACGCCCCAGACCGTCCCATAACGACGACGTTTGACAGGGTCGACCAGCTGGAGCCCGCTCCGCAGAATACGCCTGGCAGACAGGTTCCGCCGCGTCCTTCTGTCCGACGGGCTGACCAGACAGATATTGAAAGCCCCACGCCGCCGCTTGAAGAGGATGCCGCAGGGGATGACGCGCTTGCCGCCACGCAGGATGAAAGCAATGCTTCCCTCCCAGATGTGGGCGCGGATGCGGATAAAACTGCCCCTGGGGATGCCGCATCAGGTGCGCAAGCCCCGTCAGACGTTAGGGACGAGACGACCGCACCCGCCTCGGATGCGGCGTCAAAATCGCCTGCCAAACCTGCAGACATAAAGTCCGGCACGTCCGGGGCCAAGGTTCAGCTTTTTGGGACTGTGGAGTTCAAACGTCCGCTGTCTTCCTTGCCAAACTGGCTTGATCTGCTCAAGCGCAATGCAAAAGACCCCATCTTTATTCCAGGCAAATATTTTAAAAAAAATGTCACCTGGGATGGTTTTAAGGAAAAAGTGCAGGGCAAGAGCCCCATGGATCTTCTGCGTCATGTCAACTCATTCTGGAATACCTGGCCCTACAAGGAAGATATCGTTAACTGGGGTGTTGAGGATTACTGGGCCATACCGGCTGAGTTTCTGAAAAAATCTGGCGATTGTGAAGATTACGCAATAGTCAAGTATTTTATGCTTAAAGAGCTTGGCATATCACGCGAGAACATGCGCATCGTGGTCGTTCGCGATACCGTGCGAAACATGGCACACGCCGTTCTGGCTGTATACATGGACGGCGACGCCTATATACTTGATAATCTCAGTAATGCC